The Geoglobus acetivorans genome window below encodes:
- a CDS encoding exonuclease domain-containing protein gives MASDLYEQNYCIIDLETTGLNTKKDEILSIAVIPIRNLKIDMDKVYCTFVRPEKFRVDSVKYHGITENDLREAPRFEDIADEIEKVLKDNILVGYAVQIDVEFLKNAFKKKMKRKVKVERYVDVAEIEAWLLRKRGSGVTFRLDFESLIKIYRIDSEHRHSAIGDAYLTALVFLHQLSQLIDYGLNVVDLVRIGRRMLI, from the coding sequence ATGGCAAGCGATTTGTATGAACAGAATTACTGTATAATCGATCTGGAAACCACCGGATTGAATACGAAGAAGGACGAGATACTGTCCATCGCAGTAATTCCCATCAGAAATCTGAAAATAGATATGGACAAGGTATACTGCACATTCGTCAGGCCAGAGAAGTTCAGGGTGGATTCAGTCAAGTATCACGGAATAACAGAGAACGATCTCAGAGAAGCACCGAGGTTCGAGGATATTGCAGATGAGATCGAGAAAGTCTTGAAGGACAACATCCTGGTCGGATACGCTGTCCAGATAGATGTTGAATTCCTAAAGAATGCATTCAAGAAAAAGATGAAAAGGAAAGTAAAGGTGGAGAGATACGTGGATGTAGCGGAAATTGAAGCATGGCTTCTTAGAAAAAGAGGGTCGGGTGTCACGTTCAGACTTGACTTTGAAAGTTTAATTAAGATCTACAGGATAGACAGCGAACACAGGCATTCTGCCATTGGAGATGCCTACCTCACCGCTCTCGTTTTTCTGCATCAGCTTTCACAGCTCATTGATTATGGCCTGAACGTCGTTGATCTCGTCAGAATAGGCAGAAGGATGCTGATATAA
- the glyS gene encoding glycine--tRNA ligase translates to MSQIMEMLIRRGFLWQSFEIYGGLAGFIDYGPLGNGLRRKVEDLWRKYFVINERSVEIDSPTVGIEDVFIASGHAEGFTDVAIECSECGRVFRADHYVKEKLNLEVDPTIEAVKSVVSEFDLRCECGGKFKKPEHINLMFETKIGPGRGKKGYLRPETAQGIFIAFKRLSDYFRHKLPFGVAQIGRAYRNEISPRQGVIRLREFNQAELEFFCHPGEKKHPDFYKYAGDVVTLVDKFDKEHRISLREAVEKGIIAHELLAYFIGKTRRFLLEAGIDEKRLRFRQHKDDERAHYAVDCWDAEVELSYGWIEIVGIADRTDYDLSRHAKYSKEDLSVFVPFDEPVKIKRQKVIPNISKLGPVFRDKARRIAEELEKLENAEGDVLVVIDGEEIRVPADFYEVREVEEEIHGEKVTPHVIEPSFGLDRITYAILEHCYDTDYVDGEERKVLRLKRWLAPVQVAVLPLLSRDNFVREAERIADVLKESGIFTEVDTTGSIGRRYRRYDEIGTPFCVTVDHQTFEDGTVTIRDRDSTAQIRVEKSGLVKVLKELLATEKDLKEFGEIFKS, encoded by the coding sequence ATGAGCCAGATTATGGAAATGCTGATAAGAAGAGGATTTCTCTGGCAGTCATTTGAGATTTACGGCGGACTGGCTGGATTCATCGATTACGGTCCTCTCGGTAACGGGTTAAGGAGAAAGGTTGAAGACCTGTGGAGGAAGTATTTCGTGATCAATGAGAGAAGCGTTGAGATAGATTCGCCCACAGTCGGCATTGAGGATGTTTTCATAGCTTCTGGCCATGCTGAGGGATTTACAGATGTTGCCATTGAATGCTCAGAGTGCGGAAGGGTCTTCAGGGCTGATCACTACGTGAAGGAAAAACTGAACCTCGAAGTGGATCCCACCATAGAGGCTGTGAAATCCGTCGTCAGTGAGTTCGACCTGAGATGCGAGTGTGGTGGGAAGTTCAAAAAGCCGGAGCACATCAATCTGATGTTTGAAACAAAGATAGGTCCGGGAAGAGGAAAGAAGGGATATCTCCGCCCTGAAACTGCCCAGGGAATCTTCATAGCATTCAAACGACTTTCAGATTATTTCAGGCACAAGCTTCCTTTCGGTGTTGCCCAGATAGGCAGAGCCTACAGAAACGAAATCAGCCCCAGACAGGGCGTTATCAGGCTGAGAGAATTCAACCAGGCCGAGCTAGAATTCTTCTGCCATCCGGGTGAAAAGAAGCACCCTGATTTTTACAAATACGCAGGTGATGTTGTAACTCTCGTAGATAAATTCGATAAAGAGCACAGAATCAGCCTGAGAGAGGCTGTTGAAAAGGGCATTATTGCCCACGAGCTTCTGGCGTATTTTATCGGAAAAACAAGGAGATTTCTGCTCGAAGCTGGGATAGACGAGAAAAGACTGAGATTCAGACAGCACAAGGATGATGAGAGGGCACATTATGCCGTTGACTGCTGGGATGCCGAGGTAGAACTCAGCTACGGCTGGATTGAAATTGTGGGGATTGCAGACAGAACAGATTACGATCTTTCGAGACATGCCAAATACAGCAAGGAAGACTTGAGCGTATTCGTACCATTTGATGAACCGGTAAAAATAAAAAGACAGAAAGTTATTCCAAACATTTCCAAACTCGGTCCCGTTTTCAGGGATAAGGCCAGGAGAATTGCCGAAGAGCTTGAAAAGCTGGAAAACGCCGAGGGAGATGTTCTGGTTGTTATAGACGGTGAAGAAATTAGAGTGCCAGCAGATTTCTATGAGGTCAGGGAAGTTGAGGAGGAGATACATGGAGAGAAGGTAACACCACACGTCATAGAGCCTTCGTTTGGCCTCGACAGAATTACCTACGCAATTCTTGAACACTGTTACGACACTGATTACGTGGATGGAGAGGAAAGAAAGGTCCTCAGACTGAAAAGGTGGCTTGCTCCGGTGCAGGTTGCAGTTCTACCTCTGCTATCAAGAGACAACTTTGTTAGAGAAGCGGAAAGGATCGCAGATGTTCTTAAAGAAAGCGGAATATTCACCGAGGTTGATACAACGGGTAGCATAGGGAGGAGATACAGAAGATATGATGAAATTGGAACACCTTTCTGCGTAACTGTCGACCATCAGACCTTTGAAGATGGTACTGTAACAATCAGAGATAGAGATTCGACCGCCCAGATAAGGGTCGAAAAATCCGGGCTCGTCAAAGTTCTTAAAGAGCTTTTGGCCACAGAAAAAGACCTGAAAGAGTTTGGAGAGATTTTCAAAAGCTGA
- the acs gene encoding acetate--CoA ligase, whose amino-acid sequence MTDPIENLKKEFENYIVPPSWKDRVWEIEDFRKFREDILKDRESLEKWWEKWANEIFWFKKWDKVLDDSNPPFYRWFIGGETNLAYLCADWQIEQGRKNKVAIIWEGEPVDEKGEPLEVRKITYYDLYRESNRIAYMLKEKLGVKKDEILTFYMPMIPELPFYMLAVQRLGAKHSIVFSGFSAEALAIRIMDAGARIVVTSDGVYRRGKVVPLKPIVDEAVKICEREGHKVEKVIVVKRAGNEISWYEDRDVWHDELLEDISGNVEVECVPLGSEDFSFILYTSGTTGRPKGAQHSVGGYAVHLYATMKMIWDIQDDDIYWCTADIGWITGHSYIVYGPLMTGATSIMYEGAPNYPDIGRWAAMIERYGVTIFYTAPTAIRMLMREPEETFTKYDLSTLRIVNSVGEPINPEAWNWYYKVFGHNDAVVTSTWWMTETGGIITGHFPGLGKITPLKPGTNGFPIPGINVAVFDDDGNPVEPGKRGYYVITNPWPGMLMTLFKDPERYIDVYFGKYKSKGWYYYTGDFAMLDPDGYVWVLGRADDILKVAGHRIGTAEVESALVSHSAVAEAACVGKSDEIKGEVPLIYVVLKKGYEPSDEMVSELKKHLRSTMGPVVASDALITFVDTLPKTRSGKIMRRLLRAVAEGKDLGDITTLESDVAVEEAKKAYEIVKKALES is encoded by the coding sequence ATGACAGACCCGATTGAGAATTTAAAAAAAGAATTTGAGAACTACATAGTTCCACCAAGCTGGAAAGATAGAGTCTGGGAAATCGAGGACTTCCGAAAGTTCAGGGAGGATATACTGAAAGACAGGGAATCTCTCGAGAAGTGGTGGGAGAAGTGGGCAAATGAGATATTCTGGTTCAAGAAATGGGACAAGGTCCTCGATGACAGCAATCCACCATTCTACAGATGGTTTATCGGGGGAGAGACCAATCTGGCGTATTTATGTGCAGACTGGCAGATTGAGCAGGGTAGAAAGAACAAGGTCGCGATTATCTGGGAAGGTGAACCGGTTGACGAGAAAGGTGAACCTCTTGAAGTCAGAAAAATAACGTACTATGATCTCTACAGGGAGTCAAACAGAATTGCATACATGCTGAAAGAGAAGCTCGGGGTGAAGAAGGATGAGATTCTCACATTCTACATGCCAATGATCCCCGAACTTCCGTTCTACATGCTCGCCGTCCAGAGGCTTGGTGCGAAGCACAGTATTGTTTTCAGTGGATTCAGCGCTGAAGCTCTCGCAATAAGAATAATGGATGCCGGAGCAAGAATTGTCGTAACATCTGATGGTGTTTACAGAAGGGGCAAAGTGGTACCTCTGAAGCCAATCGTGGATGAGGCCGTGAAAATCTGCGAGAGAGAGGGACACAAGGTCGAAAAGGTCATTGTGGTGAAGAGAGCAGGAAACGAAATCAGCTGGTATGAGGACAGAGACGTCTGGCATGATGAGCTGCTTGAGGACATTTCCGGCAACGTAGAGGTCGAGTGTGTACCTCTCGGATCCGAGGATTTCAGCTTCATACTCTACACCTCAGGTACAACGGGCAGACCAAAGGGTGCCCAGCACTCTGTTGGTGGCTATGCGGTCCACCTCTATGCCACAATGAAAATGATATGGGACATACAGGATGACGATATCTACTGGTGTACTGCGGACATCGGCTGGATAACCGGCCACAGCTACATCGTCTACGGCCCGCTCATGACAGGGGCAACGAGCATAATGTATGAGGGCGCTCCGAACTATCCCGACATCGGCAGATGGGCAGCCATGATCGAGAGATATGGAGTCACGATATTCTACACCGCCCCAACAGCGATCAGGATGCTGATGAGAGAACCGGAGGAGACATTCACGAAGTACGACCTCTCCACGCTGAGAATCGTCAACAGTGTCGGTGAACCAATCAATCCAGAGGCCTGGAACTGGTACTACAAGGTTTTCGGACATAACGATGCCGTCGTTACGAGCACCTGGTGGATGACCGAGACGGGAGGAATTATTACCGGCCACTTCCCCGGACTTGGGAAGATTACCCCATTGAAACCAGGTACAAACGGATTTCCGATTCCCGGTATTAACGTTGCCGTTTTCGATGACGATGGTAATCCGGTCGAGCCGGGCAAGAGGGGTTACTATGTCATAACAAACCCATGGCCGGGAATGCTGATGACACTGTTCAAGGACCCGGAGAGGTACATAGACGTCTACTTTGGCAAATACAAGAGCAAGGGATGGTATTACTACACTGGAGACTTTGCAATGCTCGATCCAGATGGGTACGTCTGGGTGCTTGGCAGAGCGGATGACATCCTGAAGGTGGCAGGTCACAGAATCGGAACTGCTGAGGTCGAGTCTGCGTTAGTGAGCCACTCGGCTGTTGCTGAGGCTGCGTGTGTTGGCAAGAGCGATGAGATAAAAGGAGAAGTCCCACTCATATATGTCGTCCTGAAGAAGGGCTACGAACCAAGCGATGAGATGGTTTCAGAGCTGAAGAAGCACCTCAGATCCACCATGGGTCCTGTTGTTGCCTCGGATGCGCTCATAACGTTCGTCGATACACTTCCAAAGACAAGAAGCGGAAAGATCATGAGAAGACTGCTCAGAGCCGTGGCTGAGGGTAAGGACCTCGGAGACATTACAACCCTCGAGAGTGATGTGGCAGTTGAAGAGGCGAAGAAGGCCTACGAAATCGTGAAGAAGGCTCTGGAAAGCTAA
- a CDS encoding CBS domain-containing protein → MSKFRKLSDFIRRDPVVIDADRSIKDAAKLMDDEKVSSVVVLKNGKPLAFFTESDLRHAIGEDVNLSAKVVDHAKTRIVTAHPSSTILDGLSKMVTNGVKHLAVIEEGGEIIGVLTLRDLAYELGPKYIKYTAKIHESKSIDDLAAVMNDFKMELLEETNYYLEYPEIVNPAEFFSEISHVVDTIIIKASAIMNMPAEGYVYAITGSGGRGEQFLLTDRDTFSIFSDESVVDLLKNFESSLDRTGFPGCDHGYTSDKFNLHHSEIEKTCSEVSRNVESNIVKISLFSDARCLFGESKMLIELKECLSEKLYRNRHVVMSSLRYKPALTIFGDVKDEFNYKAGAVAPIEYPVRALAITNGIFDVTNTFQRIRALALEKLIPSDLADDLEHAYTILMRRKIWLQSQNLKVLKTSQLNPMEKQMIKDALRTVKKFQNYVERNFI, encoded by the coding sequence ATGTCAAAATTCCGAAAGCTTTCTGATTTTATCAGGAGAGACCCGGTTGTTATTGACGCGGACAGGAGTATAAAAGATGCTGCAAAGCTGATGGACGATGAAAAAGTCTCCAGTGTTGTTGTTCTTAAGAACGGAAAACCTCTGGCTTTTTTTACTGAAAGTGACCTGAGACATGCAATTGGTGAAGACGTTAATCTCTCAGCAAAAGTGGTGGACCATGCAAAAACGAGGATTGTAACCGCACACCCCTCCTCGACAATTCTCGATGGACTGTCGAAAATGGTTACCAACGGTGTCAAGCATCTGGCAGTAATCGAGGAGGGTGGAGAGATCATAGGGGTGCTAACTCTCAGGGACCTTGCCTACGAGCTTGGCCCCAAGTACATAAAGTACACCGCAAAAATCCACGAAAGCAAGAGCATAGATGACCTGGCTGCTGTCATGAACGATTTCAAGATGGAACTGCTGGAAGAGACGAATTACTATCTTGAGTATCCGGAGATCGTGAATCCTGCAGAGTTCTTCTCGGAAATCTCTCATGTTGTTGATACGATTATAATTAAAGCCTCGGCCATAATGAACATGCCCGCTGAGGGCTACGTTTATGCGATAACGGGAAGTGGTGGGAGAGGAGAACAGTTTTTACTCACGGATAGAGATACGTTCTCAATTTTTTCAGATGAGAGTGTTGTCGATCTGCTCAAAAACTTTGAATCATCACTTGACAGAACCGGTTTTCCCGGGTGTGATCACGGATATACATCAGACAAGTTCAATCTGCACCATTCTGAGATAGAAAAAACATGTTCCGAAGTCTCGAGGAACGTGGAAAGCAACATCGTAAAGATTTCCCTGTTTTCGGATGCAAGATGCCTTTTCGGAGAGAGCAAAATGCTTATAGAGCTTAAGGAATGCTTATCCGAGAAACTGTACAGAAACAGGCATGTGGTCATGTCCTCTCTCAGATACAAGCCGGCACTCACAATTTTTGGCGATGTTAAGGATGAATTTAACTACAAGGCAGGTGCAGTGGCTCCGATCGAGTATCCTGTCAGAGCACTTGCAATCACCAATGGAATCTTCGATGTCACAAACACATTTCAGAGGATCAGAGCGCTTGCGCTGGAAAAATTAATTCCATCGGACCTTGCAGATGATCTTGAACACGCCTACACAATCCTGATGAGGAGAAAGATATGGCTCCAGTCCCAGAATCTGAAGGTCTTGAAGACCTCACAGCTGAATCCAATGGAGAAACAGATGATTAAGGACGCCCTGAGAACGGTAAAGAAATTCCAGAATTACGTTGAGAGGAACTTTATCTAA
- a CDS encoding VC_2705 family sodium/solute symporter, with the protein MGIFDEPKIAIPGIFLIYFIVVGALAAAGNIGAASAVAVFGSVLIYVTVALIMRSATTEAFYVAGRDVGAIPIGSSIASNWMSGASFVSMAGAIAILGYDGLPYIIGWTLGYVIAAVLIGPFVRRSGTYTVPEFIETRAGGWPVARLIAVLMLFIVSFTYLVAQLVATGVIIGRFLGISAIIGAMLGSLFVILFAGTGGWRSVVWVQVTQYWVLIVAYWIGFLLAAAKAGIFKPWPHIGYGGLLSQLEAREVAFGLKPFTEPFKVGFAGGSGLVNWILGALALMLGTVGLPHVLSQFYLVKDVRTARYGVGWGLTFIALLYLTAPVYAILARYAFSNVWGMPIDQAQTVGWIEKWMPTGLIHIVDKNANGLLDPAELAFHKDIVVIGMPDMWGLAWWVAVVVAVGGLAAALSTANGLLMVMTVGATRDIYKRFINPNVSEEREVWIGRGMLLLLALISAGAGARAIQDPTFSKYVALLVGWAFVFAASSFTPAVILGIFWKGLNRTGMIAGMFIGMAVALPYVLGLGLLGWQPVVIAGAKIGTIAWGVVGFLVNLVVSVVVSLATGGEKANTPEIIEFVDRMKIPE; encoded by the coding sequence ATGGGTATTTTTGATGAGCCAAAAATTGCCATTCCAGGTATATTCTTGATCTACTTTATAGTGGTTGGAGCGCTGGCAGCAGCAGGAAATATTGGTGCAGCAAGTGCAGTTGCAGTGTTTGGATCAGTGCTTATCTACGTTACAGTCGCTCTGATAATGAGATCAGCAACCACAGAGGCGTTCTATGTTGCAGGGAGAGATGTCGGAGCCATACCGATAGGATCATCGATAGCATCGAACTGGATGAGTGGTGCATCTTTTGTGTCGATGGCAGGTGCTATTGCCATTCTTGGTTATGATGGTTTGCCGTATATTATAGGATGGACTCTCGGTTACGTTATTGCCGCTGTGCTTATTGGACCGTTCGTGAGAAGGTCAGGAACATACACCGTTCCAGAGTTCATTGAGACAAGAGCCGGTGGATGGCCTGTTGCGAGACTCATAGCCGTTCTCATGCTGTTCATCGTCTCGTTCACATACCTTGTCGCACAGCTTGTCGCAACTGGTGTCATCATCGGAAGATTCCTCGGTATCAGTGCTATTATAGGTGCGATGCTCGGTTCACTGTTCGTCATACTCTTCGCAGGAACAGGAGGATGGAGAAGTGTCGTCTGGGTTCAGGTTACCCAGTACTGGGTTCTGATTGTGGCATACTGGATCGGATTCCTGCTCGCAGCAGCGAAGGCTGGAATCTTCAAGCCCTGGCCTCACATCGGCTATGGTGGCCTTCTCTCACAGCTTGAGGCGAGAGAGGTAGCGTTTGGACTTAAACCATTCACCGAACCATTCAAGGTTGGATTTGCTGGCGGAAGCGGGCTTGTAAACTGGATATTAGGTGCTCTGGCACTGATGCTTGGAACTGTCGGGCTTCCACATGTGCTGTCTCAGTTCTATCTGGTTAAGGACGTCAGGACGGCAAGGTACGGAGTTGGCTGGGGTCTGACATTCATCGCACTTCTCTACCTTACCGCCCCAGTTTACGCCATCCTTGCAAGATATGCCTTCTCAAACGTCTGGGGAATGCCAATTGACCAGGCGCAGACTGTCGGCTGGATTGAGAAGTGGATGCCAACGGGACTTATTCACATAGTCGATAAAAACGCCAACGGTCTGCTTGATCCTGCAGAACTGGCATTCCACAAGGATATAGTTGTTATAGGAATGCCAGACATGTGGGGACTTGCCTGGTGGGTTGCTGTCGTCGTTGCTGTCGGTGGTCTTGCGGCTGCGCTGAGTACGGCCAACGGTCTCCTGATGGTCATGACAGTTGGTGCCACAAGAGACATCTACAAGAGATTCATCAACCCGAACGTTTCAGAAGAGAGAGAAGTGTGGATAGGCAGAGGAATGCTCCTGCTGCTGGCTCTGATTTCAGCAGGAGCAGGTGCAAGAGCCATACAGGATCCAACGTTCAGCAAATATGTTGCACTGCTCGTCGGATGGGCTTTCGTGTTTGCAGCCAGCTCTTTCACACCAGCGGTTATACTGGGTATCTTCTGGAAAGGACTTAACAGGACGGGAATGATAGCAGGAATGTTCATCGGTATGGCCGTTGCACTGCCATACGTGCTCGGTCTTGGTCTGCTTGGATGGCAGCCAGTGGTTATCGCAGGTGCCAAGATCGGTACGATCGCATGGGGTGTCGTTGGTTTCCTCGTGAACCTCGTGGTCTCAGTGGTCGTCAGTCTTGCAACTGGAGGTGAAAAGGCCAATACACCAGAAATCATTGAGTTCGTTGACAGGATGAAAATACCAGAGTGA
- a CDS encoding sodium/substrate symporter small subunit, with the protein MVEEGKISEEQFREYWGKMKSLTIAILLLWTIPAFWMHLPVATTSKIYILGGIPLHWFNAAFVAVVFGIVLIFAYAIVMDKWDREILGKG; encoded by the coding sequence ATGGTGGAGGAAGGAAAAATAAGTGAGGAGCAATTCAGAGAATACTGGGGCAAAATGAAGTCGCTGACCATCGCAATTCTGCTGCTGTGGACAATTCCAGCGTTCTGGATGCACCTTCCAGTAGCAACAACGAGCAAGATATACATACTGGGAGGGATTCCACTGCACTGGTTCAACGCCGCTTTCGTCGCTGTCGTTTTTGGAATTGTCCTGATATTTGCGTATGCGATAGTGATGGATAAGTGGGATAGAGAGATTCTCGGAAAGGGGTGA
- a CDS encoding CBS domain-containing protein, whose amino-acid sequence MNQILPPAEYLSKIKPFYYLNQEDIAYLVGKMSVSLYKSGKTVFKRGKVLDKIYLVRSGEIGLFHESELVETIGEGEFVGWTSALKREKTEFEGRAISDTICFEFKAGDISKVLPNSQDFSDFVNNLISKRFGELVHSEENGVVKLFSLRISEVISKQPVTCMESDTLIDVVQLMDRHNVGSVIVLNNSKNPVGIITHSDVVRLVAGKMENLSRQAGEVMTSPVQAVDVTSSLFDAYRKFVEYGINHLAVAENGKIVGVITVKNLLKHFEPQMSLLNLPRRIKELEKPGDIETILNEVETTIRRFINLGFSYDRISSIIVPVTDSVVEKILTSRLSGERSTFAVIGSFGRREVEFPVSYELISFNGRNTEISEMLEDFVSVSDLHSFQDDVEGLSRLVDSRYIYGEGKTYIRFREEIEKKMDSRREEIRDFLLEVSPRKLNYENCCEVVEKFARYVSILRGDLLSKSTADRLREAKIPDSKLSESASEAYMAMKFIKLKQKMFDKTERIENLIVKESIIYLRKYIDEVLRVVEDGKRFV is encoded by the coding sequence ATGAACCAGATTCTCCCTCCGGCAGAATATCTATCGAAAATAAAACCCTTTTACTATCTGAATCAGGAGGACATAGCCTACCTTGTGGGAAAAATGAGTGTTTCCCTTTACAAGTCCGGCAAGACTGTTTTCAAACGGGGAAAGGTTCTGGACAAAATCTACCTCGTGAGAAGTGGAGAAATCGGATTATTTCACGAAAGTGAGCTTGTCGAAACGATTGGTGAGGGTGAATTTGTCGGCTGGACATCTGCTCTGAAAAGAGAAAAAACTGAATTTGAGGGCAGAGCGATTTCAGACACAATCTGTTTTGAATTTAAGGCCGGTGATATTTCAAAGGTGCTCCCGAACAGTCAGGATTTTTCGGACTTTGTGAATAACCTCATATCAAAGAGGTTCGGAGAGCTCGTCCATTCTGAGGAAAATGGGGTTGTAAAACTTTTCTCGTTAAGAATATCTGAGGTGATCTCCAAACAACCTGTCACATGTATGGAAAGCGATACACTGATTGATGTTGTTCAGCTTATGGACAGGCACAACGTCGGGAGTGTGATCGTGCTTAACAACTCGAAAAACCCTGTCGGGATAATAACCCACTCAGATGTGGTCAGACTTGTTGCCGGGAAGATGGAAAACCTGTCGAGGCAGGCAGGAGAGGTCATGACAAGCCCCGTTCAGGCAGTCGATGTTACCTCTTCACTCTTCGATGCATACAGAAAGTTCGTGGAGTATGGGATTAACCATCTGGCAGTTGCTGAAAACGGTAAAATTGTCGGAGTTATCACCGTGAAGAATCTTCTCAAACACTTTGAGCCACAGATGTCCCTGTTGAATCTCCCGAGAAGAATTAAAGAACTTGAAAAACCGGGAGATATTGAAACAATACTGAACGAAGTTGAAACCACTATCAGAAGATTCATAAATCTCGGTTTCAGCTATGACAGAATTTCATCCATTATCGTTCCTGTGACAGATAGCGTAGTGGAGAAAATACTCACCAGCAGGCTTTCTGGGGAGAGGTCGACGTTCGCAGTAATAGGCAGTTTTGGAAGAAGGGAAGTCGAGTTTCCGGTCAGTTATGAACTGATTTCGTTTAACGGGCGGAATACTGAAATATCTGAAATGCTCGAGGACTTTGTATCAGTTTCGGACCTGCATTCATTTCAGGATGATGTGGAGGGACTATCGAGACTTGTGGACTCCAGATACATTTACGGAGAGGGGAAGACATACATCAGATTCAGAGAGGAAATCGAGAAAAAAATGGACAGCAGAAGGGAGGAGATTAGGGACTTTCTGCTGGAAGTATCCCCGAGAAAGTTAAATTACGAGAACTGCTGTGAGGTGGTGGAGAAATTCGCAAGATACGTGTCAATTCTCAGGGGGGACCTTCTGTCAAAATCCACGGCAGACAGGTTGAGAGAGGCAAAAATCCCTGACAGTAAACTCTCCGAAAGCGCTTCTGAGGCATACATGGCGATGAAATTCATCAAACTGAAACAAAAGATGTTCGATAAGACAGAGAGAATTGAGAACCTGATTGTTAAGGAGTCCATCATATACCTCAGGAAGTATATCGACGAAGTTCTGCGGGTTGTTGAGGATGGCAAGCGATTTGTATGA